One part of the Acinetobacter sp. XS-4 genome encodes these proteins:
- a CDS encoding acyl-CoA dehydrogenase produces the protein MRQFQSAARLEQILGSVHDINNDFSWSAAIERDEKEQYPQRAVDFLNAVGMNRFYVPSELGGRMEIGEELLYLHRVLARRDLTINSTYSTNAWSVIVWIGGNANQCQNIASRILSGAAPALAYSEKAHGADLLSSEVTAQATESKYVLNGEKWSINRATLGDSLSLIAKTSDDRGPRSLSAFWLDKRHMVSKETYSLNRLPTVGMRGLDISGIGFNNAEIHKDALIGEEGQGLELGLKTLQVTRAYCSSFSLGAGDTMLRIATEFAIERELYNKKVISIPLVREQLATAYAYLLAAEVLSLVGARGLHVCINQFSTWSPIIKVLVPEYVESLAKITSSVLGSRFFLRNAYADGMYQKAFRDHLIVSVFDGSSTVCLDSLSFQLKSANKGRSKKANHLDQAEAKSRYRQLYDLQVKTDAIDFRELEIFNRDGDLVMESLGTIIEMLNDADVTEGLTTEILSSLRERADQLLIEQRTLDQKIQDYFSNSEAAKEFETLRFSLARDYAELFSRIAVLGFWIFNRHGLRPALQDGAWLIIFLNAAEGQTIPPMTSLRESTLADLLDRISNNHMLSVIDFALAPRDAQPVKEDINP, from the coding sequence TTGCGGCAGTTTCAATCTGCTGCTCGTCTGGAGCAAATTTTAGGCTCCGTACATGATATCAATAATGATTTTTCTTGGTCCGCTGCCATTGAGCGTGATGAGAAAGAACAATACCCTCAGCGTGCTGTTGATTTTCTGAATGCCGTGGGCATGAACCGTTTTTATGTACCTTCAGAGCTTGGAGGTCGCATGGAAATTGGTGAAGAGTTGCTATATCTGCATCGTGTGCTGGCGCGACGTGATCTAACCATCAATTCGACCTATAGCACGAATGCTTGGTCTGTGATCGTATGGATCGGTGGTAATGCGAACCAATGCCAAAACATTGCTAGTCGAATTTTGAGTGGTGCTGCACCTGCGCTGGCTTATAGTGAAAAAGCGCATGGAGCTGACCTTTTATCTAGTGAAGTAACTGCACAAGCTACTGAAAGCAAGTACGTCTTAAATGGCGAAAAATGGTCAATCAATCGCGCGACTCTAGGTGACTCTTTAAGTCTGATTGCTAAAACGTCGGATGACCGTGGTCCACGTAGCCTGAGTGCATTCTGGCTTGATAAACGCCATATGGTTTCTAAGGAAACTTATAGCCTGAACCGTCTGCCAACAGTGGGTATGCGTGGGCTAGATATTAGCGGTATTGGCTTTAACAATGCTGAAATTCACAAAGATGCTCTGATCGGTGAAGAAGGTCAGGGGTTGGAGCTTGGACTCAAGACGCTACAAGTGACGCGTGCATATTGCAGCAGCTTCTCTCTGGGTGCTGGTGATACGATGCTGCGCATCGCGACCGAGTTTGCTATCGAACGCGAGTTGTATAACAAAAAAGTCATTAGCATTCCGCTCGTACGTGAGCAACTCGCTACTGCTTATGCTTATCTGTTAGCAGCTGAGGTATTATCACTCGTTGGCGCGCGCGGGCTACATGTCTGTATTAATCAATTCAGTACATGGTCACCGATCATCAAGGTACTGGTGCCTGAGTATGTCGAGTCATTGGCTAAGATCACTTCCTCGGTACTTGGGTCACGTTTTTTCTTAAGAAATGCATATGCTGATGGAATGTACCAGAAAGCCTTCAGAGATCATCTGATTGTTAGTGTGTTTGACGGTAGTAGCACCGTCTGTCTAGACAGCCTGAGTTTTCAACTCAAATCTGCCAATAAAGGGCGTAGTAAAAAAGCCAACCATCTCGACCAAGCTGAAGCTAAATCACGCTATCGCCAGTTATATGACTTACAGGTGAAGACGGACGCTATTGATTTTCGTGAGCTTGAGATTTTCAACCGCGATGGTGACTTGGTGATGGAGTCATTGGGAACGATCATCGAGATGCTCAACGATGCGGACGTTACAGAGGGATTGACTACTGAGATCCTGTCCTCGCTACGTGAGCGTGCTGATCAGCTTCTTATCGAGCAGCGCACGCTAGATCAAAAAATTCAGGATTATTTCTCAAATTCAGAAGCGGCTAAAGAGTTTGAAACTTTGCGTTTCAGTCTGGCCCGCGATTATGCCGAGCTATTTTCTCGTATTGCTGTGTTGGGTTTCTGGATCTTTAACCGTCATGGCTTAAGACCAGCTTTGCAGGATGGTGCATGGCTGATCATTTTCCTAAATGCTGCTGAAGGGCAGACGATCCCTCCAATGACATCACTGCGTGAAAGCACATTGGCAGATCTGCTAGACCGAATTTCAAACAACCATATGTTATCTGTCATCGATTTTGCACTGGCACCGCGTGATGCCCAACCAGTTAAAGAGGATATTAACCCATGA
- a CDS encoding outer membrane lipoprotein-sorting protein, giving the protein MVTIEHAFLMPAEIDKVFNYLANPANDAGWQLSCKHSELLDNTPRVGSKYEIGFSFIGREMSFKGEITHLVPNELYAFKVVEGPFLYTGTYRFKPHPEGTWIEWVFEAEPGSFFGVLPPALLKKMVLAQFKKDVANLEALAQKGEAYESAGNDSKQTHETTKPLRKTHQVMEQYSRWILRHRRIVLTVVMLLTIALAYLASGVKIIIDPDALAPKGHPYITSTKLIEKKFGSKYMVVIGITPKQGDIYQPQVLEKVKRITEEVDNAPGVVRSTLMSLAARQAKGITANSDGFDAKKLLPNSSVTESDVDQLKKLLALNPIYMNSVVSKDQKTAAILLELEESPEGFQKMMGPINKIVAAEQSKDMTISVGGNPVYLDKAEDYSKRINILFPIAILVIGLLHFEAFRSKQGLILPLVTALLAVAWGMGMMGLFKQPMDIFNSPTPILILAIAAGHAVQLLKRYYEDFDRLIAQGMEPKAANSEAVVQSMVRVGPVMILAGGIAAAGFFSLLTFNIPTIRSFGIFTGIGIISTLIIEMTFIPVLRSMLPPPSVTKVARKGLPIWDWIPKRIGDVILSVRPRMMLMTVIAVLGVFLALGTSRIVVDNDSRNFFSRDLPMQQDDRFLNQSLGGTNSLYIMVDTKVRDGIENPEILKAIDNTEKFANSIPEVGKTISIVDYIKRMNQAMNADQPQAFQVPATKDIVAQYLLLYSMSGEPTDFESYIDTTQRYAKITILLKTGSNHRIKEILESLKTYMAGQLGDKAVVSFGGDVTQTIALTETMVHGKLMNILQISFAVFFISALVFRSFSAGLIVLTPLLFSILAIFGVMGWLDIPLNIPNSLISAMAVGIGADYAIYFLYRLREILSEEGGDIKDAIRKTLSTAGKASLFVATAVAGGYGVLSLSQGFHVHQWLAMFIVIAMLFSVFATLIMVPTMILMLKPRFIFPSNKKNITVAQTVVTSLLLGTALTMSMPKTSHADEVQDIVNRSDDASKFLSSSASAKFVLTSKSGEQRVRLTKNMTKLAGNTQNNMRLTEFISPADVQGTTTLLIENSKGSDSMFVYLPALKKVRRLASANKGDAFIGTDFSYGDVLGYKLSDWKYTKLADGKFNGKDCYTIEATPINNTVKSDFGYSKRRMCILKDNFVTATIDIWDTAGKPLKHIEFTDIRPYGKVKPRWQAMKSMAKNLQTQHMTQVIVSDFVAEKTLSDKIFSPQSLEK; this is encoded by the coding sequence ATGGTGACCATAGAACATGCTTTCCTCATGCCGGCCGAGATTGACAAGGTTTTCAACTACCTTGCAAACCCAGCCAATGATGCAGGCTGGCAATTGTCCTGTAAGCATTCTGAACTGCTAGACAATACTCCGCGTGTGGGCAGCAAGTATGAAATCGGTTTTAGCTTTATTGGACGTGAGATGTCCTTTAAAGGTGAAATCACACATCTAGTACCGAACGAATTATATGCGTTCAAAGTCGTGGAAGGACCTTTCCTCTACACAGGTACTTATCGCTTCAAACCACATCCTGAAGGTACATGGATTGAGTGGGTGTTTGAGGCTGAACCAGGCAGCTTTTTTGGTGTATTGCCTCCAGCACTGCTGAAAAAGATGGTTCTTGCTCAGTTTAAAAAAGATGTTGCTAATCTTGAAGCATTGGCTCAGAAGGGCGAAGCCTATGAGTCGGCTGGTAACGATAGTAAGCAAACGCATGAGACCACTAAACCACTTCGTAAGACTCATCAGGTGATGGAACAATACTCGCGTTGGATTCTCAGACATCGCCGTATTGTGCTGACAGTGGTCATGCTCTTGACCATTGCGTTGGCGTATCTTGCATCTGGCGTAAAAATTATTATTGATCCAGACGCGCTTGCCCCTAAAGGACATCCTTATATCACCTCGACCAAGCTGATTGAAAAGAAATTCGGCTCCAAGTACATGGTCGTGATTGGTATTACACCAAAGCAGGGGGATATTTATCAGCCGCAAGTGTTAGAAAAAGTCAAACGCATTACCGAAGAAGTTGATAATGCTCCGGGTGTGGTTCGATCTACTCTAATGAGTCTGGCTGCACGTCAGGCCAAAGGGATCACCGCCAATTCAGATGGATTTGATGCCAAGAAACTATTGCCGAACAGTTCTGTAACTGAGAGTGATGTTGATCAGCTGAAAAAACTGCTGGCACTCAATCCAATCTACATGAATTCGGTAGTATCTAAAGATCAGAAAACTGCTGCTATTTTGCTTGAGCTTGAGGAAAGTCCAGAAGGCTTCCAAAAGATGATGGGCCCGATCAACAAAATCGTAGCGGCTGAACAGTCTAAAGATATGACCATCAGTGTTGGTGGTAATCCAGTCTATTTGGATAAAGCTGAAGATTACTCTAAGCGTATCAACATTTTGTTCCCGATTGCCATACTGGTCATTGGGTTATTGCACTTCGAAGCATTCCGCAGTAAGCAGGGTTTGATCCTGCCACTAGTTACAGCTTTACTGGCTGTGGCGTGGGGTATGGGTATGATGGGTCTGTTCAAACAGCCAATGGATATTTTTAACTCTCCTACACCAATTCTGATTCTGGCCATTGCGGCGGGGCACGCCGTACAGTTGCTCAAGCGATACTATGAAGACTTTGATCGTCTGATTGCCCAAGGGATGGAGCCTAAAGCTGCAAATAGCGAAGCCGTGGTGCAGTCTATGGTTCGTGTTGGTCCAGTTATGATACTGGCTGGCGGAATTGCAGCGGCTGGATTCTTCTCGCTGTTGACCTTTAATATTCCGACTATCCGTTCATTCGGTATTTTTACAGGAATCGGGATCATCAGTACGCTGATCATTGAGATGACTTTTATTCCTGTACTTCGCTCGATGTTACCACCGCCTTCGGTTACCAAGGTCGCACGCAAAGGTTTACCGATTTGGGACTGGATTCCAAAACGAATTGGTGATGTCATTCTGTCAGTTCGTCCGCGAATGATGCTAATGACTGTGATTGCAGTACTGGGTGTTTTTCTTGCTCTCGGTACTAGCCGTATTGTGGTAGATAACGATAGCCGCAACTTCTTCTCGCGCGATCTACCAATGCAGCAAGACGACAGATTCTTGAATCAGTCTCTTGGTGGTACAAACAGTCTTTACATCATGGTCGATACTAAAGTTCGTGATGGTATTGAAAACCCAGAAATCCTAAAAGCGATTGATAATACAGAAAAGTTCGCGAATTCAATTCCAGAGGTCGGTAAAACCATCTCTATCGTGGACTATATCAAAAGAATGAATCAGGCAATGAATGCCGATCAGCCACAGGCATTTCAGGTTCCAGCAACTAAAGATATTGTTGCTCAATATCTGCTGTTGTATTCAATGTCTGGTGAGCCGACTGATTTTGAATCTTACATTGATACAACTCAGCGCTATGCCAAGATCACGATTCTGCTAAAAACAGGGAGTAATCACCGCATTAAAGAAATCCTTGAGTCGCTAAAAACGTATATGGCGGGTCAGTTGGGTGATAAAGCTGTCGTGAGTTTTGGTGGTGATGTGACTCAGACCATTGCTTTAACTGAAACGATGGTTCACGGCAAGCTCATGAACATTCTACAGATTTCATTTGCGGTATTCTTTATCTCTGCGCTAGTTTTCCGCTCGTTCTCTGCTGGACTCATTGTCCTAACACCACTTCTATTCTCGATTCTTGCAATCTTTGGTGTGATGGGCTGGCTCGACATTCCGCTCAATATTCCGAACTCTCTGATCTCAGCCATGGCGGTTGGTATCGGTGCAGATTATGCCATTTACTTCCTCTATCGCTTGCGAGAAATCTTGAGTGAAGAGGGTGGTGATATCAAAGATGCTATTCGTAAAACTTTAAGTACGGCTGGTAAAGCTTCGCTTTTTGTTGCGACTGCTGTTGCTGGTGGGTATGGCGTATTGTCCTTATCACAAGGCTTCCATGTGCATCAATGGCTAGCGATGTTTATTGTGATTGCGATGCTTTTCAGTGTATTTGCAACCTTAATTATGGTACCTACAATGATTCTAATGTTGAAACCTCGTTTTATTTTTCCCTCAAATAAGAAGAACATTACCGTTGCACAAACGGTTGTGACAAGTCTCTTGTTGGGTACGGCGCTCACAATGTCGATGCCTAAAACATCTCATGCAGATGAAGTCCAAGACATTGTTAATCGTAGTGATGATGCCTCTAAGTTTTTGAGTTCAAGTGCTAGTGCCAAATTTGTGCTGACGTCTAAAAGCGGCGAGCAACGCGTACGTTTGACTAAAAATATGACTAAGCTTGCTGGAAATACTCAGAACAATATGCGTTTGACTGAGTTCATCTCACCAGCAGATGTACAGGGAACTACGACGCTATTGATTGAGAACTCAAAAGGCAGTGATAGCATGTTTGTCTATTTGCCTGCATTGAAAAAAGTACGTCGTCTTGCATCAGCGAATAAGGGCGATGCTTTTATTGGTACGGACTTTAGTTATGGTGATGTACTTGGCTATAAGTTAAGTGACTGGAAGTACACTAAACTGGCAGATGGCAAATTTAATGGCAAAGATTGCTACACGATTGAAGCAACGCCAATCAATAATACTGTGAAGAGTGACTTTGGTTATAGCAAACGTCGTATGTGCATCCTCAAAGATAACTTTGTTACAGCAACCATCGACATTTGGGATACAGCAGGTAAGCCGTTAAAGCATATTGAGTTCACGGATATCCGTCCTTACGGCAAAGTGAAACCAAGATGGCAGGCCATGAAATCGATGGCGAAAAATCTGCAAACTCAACATATGACACAAGTTATCGTCAGTGATTTTGTCGCAGAGAAAACCTTATCTGATAAGATTTTCTCACCGCAGAGTCTTGAAAAATGA
- a CDS encoding acyl carrier protein, with the protein MNKDKAYWSEIIRTLVAKEMRVEPEALDPQQKFTSYGLDSIVALSVSGDLEDLTQLELEPTLLWDYPTINALAEYIVSKLQQGVAS; encoded by the coding sequence ATGAATAAAGATAAAGCTTACTGGAGCGAAATCATTCGTACGCTAGTAGCCAAAGAAATGCGTGTCGAACCAGAGGCTCTTGATCCGCAGCAAAAATTTACTAGTTACGGTCTTGATTCTATCGTCGCTTTGTCGGTGTCAGGGGATCTGGAAGATCTAACACAACTGGAACTTGAGCCGACACTACTATGGGATTACCCGACCATTAATGCGTTGGCTGAATATATTGTTTCTAAGTTGCAGCAGGGAGTTGCTTCGTGA
- a CDS encoding non-ribosomal peptide synthetase, which translates to MNNLVRLEPAILSRHAISAEQLGIWYIQRLESTCSAYNMVVAFDVKVNQPLGNKPMEILEAVMHDYPLLRVSMPANDQGIEQLIWDRIYPNIVFSDARHVDASDLTQLVEQDTKQPFDLTQPPLWRIHCYERGENHYVIAVVIHHALMDFWSIGLLLRDVGKRFGLVTESDVVNGIEFAQYADKQQSTAIDDADESLIFWKNALQHAPHVHSIPLDYPRPAVQQHKGSSLVFRVPESVSSGLVNLAKDYEITLFGLVLSGFYILLHKLSNENELVIATPVAGRLERSLRNALGQFVNTIAIHMDIDADQTLRQFTQQVQEQLRQSLKHQKVAFSRVVEAVSPKRDGSINPLAQVGMFWERLGGMDEFKELLLPIQTPATLVGQDLTLGSFPVRQQEGQLDLTLEMGGDYQGELVGVLKYNSELFSAQSAENMVQLLQAVLSEMVAHPERKIVELDIAPDYVDCIQFETLRGQATDYPQHDLLGMILKQIDERGDNHALTSKGHAVSYRELGQHIAGIADYLRAHGVTRGDRVGLMLDRTALLPAAILGIWATGAAYVPLDPNFPSERLHNIIEDAEPKVILAQTELMDALNVSVLRLDINQAGVVSLEQVRETLAFGETAYVMYTSGSTGKPKGVRIGHPSIINFLLSMNDRLQVTSETQLLAITTYAFDISILELLIPLMYGGVVHVCPREVSQDGNQLVDYLNVKSINVLQATPASWKMLLDSEWSGNAGLTALCGGEALDTILAEKLLGKVGCLWNVYGPTETTVWSSAARITDAKCIDLGEPLANTQLYVLDEQQRLVPPGVMGELWIGGDGLAVDYWHRPELTDAQFRTLPSLPNAGRLYRTGDKVCLRTDGSLTHHGRLDFQVKIRGFRIELGEIENVIKQIDSITDAVVLVKTTASNDQKLVAYLTGHEIDIASLKKTMQIHLPAYMVPNTFMTLDEFPMTANNKLDRKAFPEPVFEQSNDYVAPRDPIEIELCTTFEQILSVNRVGIHDDFFDLGGHSLLAVKLVNHLKKAFGTELSVALLAQYSTVESLGEIIRENKEIKPSIVIELRRGTYEQPLWLFHPIGGSTFCYMELSRHLNPSRTLRAIQSPGLIEADAAEVAIEDMATLYIAEMQKTQPEGPYFLGGWCFGGAIAYEISHQLRQMGQQVTGIVMIDTRAPITENVPEDADDAMLLSWFARDLAAPYGKKLTIPAQYLRELSPDHMFDHVLKEAKAINVLPLDADPSDFRLYFDTYLANGIALQTYFPEPEDFPILLVKAKDELEDFGESLGWDQLVKDTFTQVDLPGDHSSIMYAENVVAVAQTIDQMYPIPA; encoded by the coding sequence GTGAATAACCTTGTACGACTGGAACCTGCAATTTTATCGCGCCATGCGATTTCTGCAGAACAGCTCGGCATCTGGTATATCCAGCGGCTTGAGTCAACTTGCAGTGCCTACAATATGGTGGTGGCCTTTGATGTGAAGGTCAACCAGCCATTAGGCAACAAGCCAATGGAGATTCTAGAGGCGGTAATGCATGATTATCCGCTGTTGCGTGTCAGTATGCCTGCCAATGATCAAGGTATTGAGCAACTCATCTGGGATCGAATCTATCCTAATATCGTCTTCTCTGATGCTCGCCATGTCGATGCATCTGATTTGACGCAATTGGTCGAGCAGGATACTAAACAGCCATTTGACCTGACTCAACCACCGCTGTGGCGTATTCATTGTTATGAACGTGGTGAAAATCACTATGTGATTGCAGTCGTGATTCATCATGCCCTCATGGATTTCTGGTCGATTGGTCTCTTACTGCGTGATGTTGGCAAACGTTTTGGACTAGTTACAGAGTCAGACGTAGTGAACGGAATCGAGTTCGCACAGTATGCCGATAAGCAGCAGAGTACTGCGATTGACGATGCTGATGAGAGTCTAATTTTCTGGAAAAATGCATTGCAGCATGCACCACACGTGCATAGCATTCCGCTTGATTATCCTCGGCCGGCTGTGCAGCAACACAAAGGTAGCTCACTGGTGTTCCGTGTGCCTGAATCAGTGTCGTCTGGTCTTGTGAACTTAGCGAAAGATTATGAGATCACGCTGTTTGGACTCGTACTATCTGGCTTCTATATCCTGCTACATAAGCTATCGAATGAAAATGAACTCGTTATTGCTACACCTGTAGCTGGTCGACTTGAACGCTCGTTGCGCAATGCGCTGGGGCAGTTTGTCAATACGATTGCTATTCACATGGACATCGATGCTGATCAGACTTTGCGTCAATTTACACAGCAGGTGCAGGAACAATTAAGACAGAGCCTCAAGCATCAAAAAGTTGCCTTTTCCAGAGTGGTTGAAGCTGTTTCACCAAAGCGTGATGGTAGTATTAACCCATTAGCTCAGGTGGGAATGTTCTGGGAACGTCTAGGTGGTATGGATGAGTTTAAAGAACTACTCCTGCCAATCCAGACCCCAGCGACCTTGGTTGGTCAAGATTTGACGTTAGGAAGTTTCCCAGTTCGCCAGCAAGAAGGTCAATTAGATCTTACGCTGGAAATGGGCGGTGATTATCAAGGCGAACTGGTTGGTGTATTGAAATATAACTCTGAGTTATTTTCTGCACAGTCTGCCGAGAATATGGTGCAACTGCTGCAAGCTGTACTATCAGAGATGGTGGCTCATCCTGAACGTAAGATCGTTGAGTTAGATATTGCGCCTGATTATGTGGATTGCATCCAGTTTGAGACCCTACGTGGGCAGGCTACTGATTATCCTCAACATGATCTACTTGGAATGATTCTAAAGCAGATTGATGAGCGTGGTGACAATCATGCTTTGACCTCAAAGGGTCATGCGGTTAGCTATCGTGAGTTAGGTCAACATATCGCTGGTATTGCTGACTATTTACGTGCGCATGGCGTTACCCGTGGCGATCGTGTAGGTCTGATGTTAGATCGTACAGCTTTATTGCCAGCAGCAATCCTCGGGATCTGGGCGACAGGAGCAGCTTATGTGCCGCTAGATCCTAATTTCCCAAGTGAACGTTTACACAACATCATCGAAGATGCTGAACCTAAAGTCATCTTGGCTCAAACAGAGTTGATGGATGCTCTTAACGTTTCTGTGCTGCGTTTAGATATCAATCAAGCTGGTGTTGTGTCGCTAGAGCAAGTGCGTGAGACGCTGGCCTTTGGTGAGACTGCTTATGTGATGTACACCTCTGGCTCGACAGGTAAGCCTAAAGGCGTACGTATTGGGCATCCTTCAATCATCAATTTCTTGTTGTCCATGAATGATAGATTGCAAGTAACTTCTGAAACTCAGTTGTTAGCAATCACCACTTATGCGTTTGATATTTCAATTCTTGAGCTACTGATTCCGCTGATGTACGGCGGTGTAGTGCATGTGTGCCCACGTGAGGTATCACAAGATGGCAATCAATTGGTGGATTATCTAAATGTTAAGTCGATCAATGTTTTGCAGGCAACACCGGCTTCTTGGAAAATGCTCTTAGACAGTGAATGGAGCGGCAATGCAGGGTTGACAGCACTCTGTGGCGGCGAAGCGCTAGATACTATTCTTGCAGAAAAACTGCTGGGTAAAGTCGGCTGTCTTTGGAATGTCTATGGACCGACCGAAACTACAGTGTGGTCTAGTGCAGCTCGTATCACCGATGCAAAGTGTATTGATTTAGGCGAACCACTAGCGAACACCCAGCTTTATGTCCTTGATGAACAGCAACGTTTAGTCCCACCGGGCGTCATGGGAGAGCTTTGGATTGGGGGTGATGGTCTAGCAGTTGATTACTGGCATCGACCTGAACTGACAGATGCGCAATTTAGAACTTTGCCATCTCTACCAAATGCTGGTCGACTCTATCGTACCGGAGATAAAGTCTGTCTGCGTACGGATGGAAGTTTGACTCATCATGGACGTCTAGATTTCCAAGTCAAGATTCGTGGATTCCGTATTGAACTAGGCGAAATCGAGAATGTTATTAAACAGATCGACAGTATTACAGATGCAGTCGTACTGGTTAAGACGACAGCCAGCAACGACCAGAAACTGGTGGCTTATTTAACTGGACATGAGATTGATATTGCTAGTTTGAAAAAGACGATGCAAATCCATCTACCAGCTTACATGGTACCAAATACGTTTATGACGTTGGATGAATTTCCAATGACAGCCAACAATAAGTTGGATCGTAAAGCGTTTCCTGAGCCTGTGTTTGAACAAAGTAACGATTATGTTGCACCACGTGATCCGATTGAAATTGAACTCTGTACTACCTTTGAGCAGATTTTGTCGGTTAACCGGGTTGGTATACATGATGACTTCTTTGATTTGGGTGGACATTCGTTACTTGCTGTGAAGCTTGTTAATCACCTTAAAAAAGCATTTGGCACCGAACTATCAGTTGCTTTGCTGGCCCAATATTCCACTGTGGAGAGTTTGGGTGAGATCATTCGTGAAAATAAAGAAATTAAGCCTTCTATTGTAATTGAACTGCGCCGTGGAACTTACGAGCAACCACTGTGGTTGTTCCATCCAATTGGTGGTAGCACCTTCTGTTATATGGAGCTTTCGCGCCATCTCAATCCGAGCCGCACCTTGCGTGCTATTCAGTCTCCGGGCCTGATTGAAGCAGATGCTGCTGAAGTTGCGATTGAAGACATGGCAACACTCTATATTGCTGAAATGCAAAAGACTCAGCCTGAGGGACCTTATTTTCTTGGTGGCTGGTGCTTTGGTGGTGCGATTGCATACGAGATCAGTCATCAGTTGCGTCAAATGGGGCAGCAGGTCACAGGTATTGTCATGATCGATACCCGAGCGCCGATTACAGAAAATGTGCCTGAAGATGCCGACGATGCGATGCTTTTATCTTGGTTTGCCCGCGATTTGGCTGCGCCTTATGGCAAAAAGCTGACGATCCCAGCGCAATACTTGCGTGAATTGAGTCCAGATCACATGTTTGATCATGTACTTAAAGAAGCCAAGGCCATTAATGTCTTACCTCTAGATGCTGATCCATCAGATTTTCGACTTTACTTTGATACCTATTTAGCGAATGGCATCGCACTCCAGACCTATTTCCCAGAACCTGAAGATTTTCCGATCCTCTTGGTTAAGGCTAAAGATGAGCTGGAAGATTTTGGCGAAAGTTTAGGCTGGGACCAACTGGTTAAAGACACGTTTACACAGGTGGATCTGCCTGGTGATCATTCATCGATTATGTACGCTGAGAACGTCGTGGCTGTTGCCCAGACGATTGATCAGATGTATCCAATCCCTGCATAA
- a CDS encoding DUF1302 family protein produces MTQGTFWVFACCSSFMLLQHAYADDSEISFVSQNSARFDVWSSDRDLSSLKNIGQASFWSNGTLKFNPEFKIHYDINIGDETDHTVNPDQVSKVNRNLRELYASYNWDQTVYVDVGRQIVVWGRADGINPTDNLSPRDYTRLVPDETDQRIGNDAIKLTYIPESGTNKWTALWYPRSRSDVIPLRQISGVQYEIDKKSRPAFAMRWDYSVDGLDVGASYFSGLDHMPDLSILSASPTGEATLQLKNNPMSVYGFDFSYNHNDIVWRGEAAYTHTDSNGSEDLTHKKNNLTVVLGPELALKNSTLSLVGVYKHTEDFRSADSLTNPSLSAVYRYQQTISNQYQQNQYGAMLRYALNLLNDNLKLEVTGFYFAPEPNELLRVRINYSLDDHWQLNVGGDRFWGRNDTVLGQFRDNSLVYAQIRYNF; encoded by the coding sequence ATGACGCAAGGTACCTTTTGGGTATTTGCATGCTGCAGTAGCTTTATGCTACTGCAGCATGCTTATGCAGATGACAGCGAAATTAGTTTTGTGAGCCAGAACTCGGCTAGATTCGATGTGTGGTCATCGGATCGTGATTTAAGTTCGTTAAAAAACATTGGACAAGCAAGTTTCTGGTCCAATGGTACGCTCAAGTTTAACCCAGAGTTTAAGATCCATTACGATATAAATATTGGAGACGAAACGGACCATACTGTAAACCCAGATCAGGTGAGTAAGGTAAATCGTAACTTACGTGAGTTGTATGCTTCTTATAACTGGGATCAGACAGTCTATGTCGATGTTGGTCGCCAGATTGTAGTCTGGGGGAGAGCTGATGGAATTAACCCAACAGATAATCTATCGCCCCGTGACTATACGCGCCTAGTGCCAGATGAGACAGATCAACGTATTGGAAATGATGCAATCAAATTGACATATATTCCTGAATCAGGAACCAATAAATGGACAGCATTGTGGTATCCGCGTAGTCGTTCAGATGTGATTCCATTACGCCAGATTTCTGGTGTCCAGTATGAAATAGATAAGAAGAGCCGTCCTGCATTTGCAATGCGCTGGGATTATTCTGTAGATGGTTTAGATGTTGGGGCATCGTATTTCTCAGGTTTGGATCACATGCCCGATCTGTCAATTCTTTCTGCATCTCCAACAGGGGAGGCAACATTGCAGCTGAAAAATAATCCTATGTCCGTCTATGGATTTGATTTCAGTTATAACCATAACGATATCGTATGGCGCGGTGAAGCGGCATATACCCATACTGACTCGAATGGTAGTGAAGATCTTACGCACAAAAAAAATAATCTGACCGTGGTCTTGGGGCCAGAATTAGCATTGAAGAATTCCACGCTGAGTTTGGTCGGCGTATACAAACATACGGAGGACTTTAGATCTGCCGACAGCCTAACAAATCCATCATTGAGTGCAGTCTACCGTTATCAGCAAACAATCAGTAACCAATATCAGCAGAATCAGTATGGAGCTATGCTGCGCTATGCACTTAACTTACTGAATGATAATCTAAAATTAGAAGTAACAGGATTCTATTTTGCACCAGAGCCTAATGAATTGTTGAGAGTACGTATTAATTACAGCCTTGATGATCACTGGCAATTGAATGTAGGTGGAGACCGCTTCTGGGGCAGAAATGATACGGTGTTAGGACAATTTAGAGATAACAGTCTGGTGTATGCCCAGATTCGATATAACTTTTAA